Proteins found in one Aspergillus puulaauensis MK2 DNA, chromosome 8, nearly complete sequence genomic segment:
- a CDS encoding sugar porter family MFS transporter (COG:G;~EggNog:ENOG410PISH;~InterPro:IPR005828,IPR003663,IPR036259,IPR020846;~PFAM:PF00083,PF07690;~TransMembrane:11 (i41-59o79-103i115-135o141-162i174-195o207-226i296-314o334-351i363-381o393-413i461-482o);~go_component: GO:0016020 - membrane [Evidence IEA];~go_component: GO:0016021 - integral component of membrane [Evidence IEA];~go_function: GO:0022857 - transmembrane transporter activity [Evidence IEA];~go_process: GO:0055085 - transmembrane transport [Evidence IEA]), protein MAEEKKTPPEARKEDLEEVEEVRVAHDALNMKYSPFTVSMFRLYLCLVIPYLCGCLNGYDGSLMGGLNGMDSYLAFFNMKTSGSSTGIVFAIYNIGSIPAVFFTGPVNDYWGRRMGMFIGALIIVIGTCIQAPSANRGMFLAGRFILGFGVSFCCVSAPCYVSEMAHPAWRGTITGLYNTTWYIGSILASWVVFGCAKLDNPDSFRIPIWCQLISSAFVVLGVWFIPESPRWLMAQDRSEDAAKVLAKYHGDKDPEHPIVVLQLKEMQQSIATDASDKKWWDYRELYTGHSARRRLICVLGMACFGQISGNSVTSYYLPVMLENVGIVTESRKLLLNGIYPPLSFIGAITGARMTDTIGRRPLLIYSLLFCSVAFAIMTGTSKLATDDPSNTAAANTTIAFIYLFGIIFSFGWTPLQSMYIAESLTTTTRAKGTAVGNLASSISGAVIQYSSGPAFENIKYYFYLVFVFWDLIEIVIMWFFFPETKDRTLEELEEVFSDPNPVKRSLVKRDETTVLKTMHVETAETKEVQV, encoded by the exons ATGgccgaggaaaagaagacacCACCTGAGGCGAGGAAAGAGGacctggaggaggtggaggaggtcagGGTTGCTCATGACGCCCTGAACATGAAATACAGCCCCTTTACGGTGTCGATGTTCCGTCTGTACTTGTGTCTTGTCATTCCATATCTGTGCGGGTGTCTGAACGGGTACGATGGCTCATTGATGGGAGGGCTGAACGGGATGGACTCATACCTGGCCTTTTTCAACAT GAAAACCTCCGGTTCCAGCACTGGCATCGTCTTTGCCATCTACAATATCGGCTCCATACCCGCTGTCTTTTTTACCGGGCCGGTCAACGACTACTGGGGCCGCCGCATGGGTATGTTCATTGGCGCCTTGATCATCGTTATCGGAACCTGCATACAAGCGCCGTCTGCCAACAGGGGGATGTTCCTGGCAGGCCGGTTCATTTTGGGATTTGGTGTGAGCTTCTGCTGCGTTTCTGCGCCGTGCTACGTCAGTGAGATGGCTCATCCAGCGTGGAG AGGTACGATTACTGGTCTTTACAACACCACTTG GTACATTGGATCCATCCTCGCCAGCTGGGTCGTATTCGGATGCGCCAAACTCGACAATCCAGACTCGTTCCGCATTCCCATCTGGTGCCAGCTCATATCATCCGCCTTCGTTGTCCTCGGGGTCTGGTTCATTCCAGAGTCGCCGCGCTGGCTGATGGCACAGGACCGCAGTGAAGACGCCGCTAAGGTCCTGGCGAAATACCATGGAGACAAAGACCCAGAGCATCCCATCGTCGTGCTGCAACTCAAGGAAATGCAGCAAAGCATCGCCACGGACGCCTCCGACAAGAAATGGTGGGACTACCGTGAGCTTTACACCGGCCACTCCGCCCGTCGCAGACTCATCTGCGTGCTCGGTATGGCCTGCTTCGGGCAGATATCTGGCAACTCGGTCACATCGTACTATCTGCCCGTGATGCTCGAGAACGTAGGCATCGTTACAGAGAGTCGCAAGCTGCTTCTCAATGGCATATACCCTCCACTGTCCTTTATTGGAGCCATCACCGGCGCAAGAATGACCGACACAATCGGCCGCCGTCCATTGCTCATATACTCGCTCTTGTTCTGCTCTGTCGCTTTTGCCATTATGACGGGGACATCGAAGCTAGCCACCGACGACCCTTCGAATACAGCTGCCGCGAACACAACTATTGCGTTTATCTACTTATTCGGAATCATATTCTCCTTTGGCTGGACACCGCTACAGTCTATGTACATCGCCGAATCCCTCACAACGACAACCCGCGCCAAGGGCACTGCAGTCGGTAACCTTGCGTCCTCGATCAGCGGTGCGGTCATCCAGTACAGCTCGGGCCCGGCATTCGAAAACATAAAGTACTACTTCTATCTCGTCTTTGTGTTCTGGGACTTGATTGAGATTGTCATCATgtggttcttcttccctgagACGAAGGACCGCAccctcgaggagctggaggaggtctTTTCTGATCCGAACCCTGTCAAGAGGAGTCTTGTTAAGCGTGATGAAACGACGGTTCTGAAGACGATGCATGTGGAGACTGCTGAGACGAAGGAGGTTCAAGTATAA
- a CDS encoding uncharacterized protein (TransMembrane:1 (o85-103i)), translating into MDMASCGEYEKHNQQHQCLSNINRSLFKQVHKRSTRNDINQACYLLLPQKSVASRSLPLHLARKPELEPLREVLLSRFSLPDQTAIYRSAVLIIAILITFHIGGRI; encoded by the coding sequence ATGGACATGGCTTCCTGTGGTGAATACGAGAAACACAACCAACAGCATCAGTGTCTTTCCAACATAAACCGCAGCCTATTTAAACAAGTACATAAAAGATCAACCCGGAATGACATCAACCAAGCCTGCTATCTGCTCTTGCCCCAGAAATCAGTGGCGTCACGATCGCTACCCCTGCATTTGGCCCGTAAGCCTGAGCTCGAGCCTTTGCGTGAGGTCCTACTATCTCGCTTCTCGCTTCCTGACCAAACAGCAATTTACCGTTCCGCTGTTCTGATAATTGCTATATTGATAACTTTCCATATTGGTGGGCGCATTTAA
- a CDS encoding uncharacterized protein (COG:S;~EggNog:ENOG410PKSY;~TransMembrane:4 (i45-68o88-111i151-168o349-371i)), with product MMRNPNALILSITAPRRQSTLEDDVDNYKVPEPGANRVEKWKRTLYMGSVTSATVLLLNLVMVLWASLRDSDGGTGVLRVDNCERIKQLSTGVHLLINILSTLLLASSNFAMQCLAAPTRRDVDRAHARGKWLDIGVPSVRNLRQLPRLRLLLWLCLVLSSVPLHLFYNSTIYSSLSVNMPGIFVANSSFASLTAADITTAYNEQYTKAKNTDTILTWYPDTVRKALRLLRNSDTLERLSPEQCISEYATDFISKYNSVIIVSREFKGSDLPVESLASQTVPNPFWNLDVPYFWICKYEAELYARNNCTNSRLSDLRARDDWVVGGYKVDYCLAEQTAEKCTLEYNMPLAIAVMVANLAKAVLIFLVAFLLEDNPLLTVGDAVTSFLQSPDDARVVNCLLSRPMLSGKRWRNISADKPRAYIAKPKRRWSSLSRTRWASFLSMCVTHLASLHDS from the exons ATGATGCGGAATCCAAACGCCCTCATCCTCTCGATCACTGCCCCGCGACGCCAGAGTACCCTGGAGGACGATGTCGATAATTATAAGGTACCGGAACCTGGGGCAAACAGGGTTGAAAAATGGAAGCGCACGCTATACATGGGCTCAGTGACGTCGGCTACAGTTCTGCTGCTCAACCTGGTCATGGTTCTATGGGCGAGCCTTCGTGATTCAGACGGTGGAACGGGCGTTCTGCGTGTAGACAATTGCGAGCGTATCAAGCAGCTAAGCACCGGGGTGCATCTCTTGATCAACATTCTCAGCACGCTTCTGTTAGCTTCTAGTAACTTTGCCATG CAATGTCTCGCAGCACCCACAAGGAGGGATGTGGATAGGGCCCATGCAAGGGGCAAATGGCTTGATATTGGCGTCCCCAGTGTACGCAATCTGCGGCAGCTCCCAAGACTGCGCTTGctcctctggctctgtctTGTTCTGTCGTCTGTGCCTCTGCATCTATT TTACAACTCCACGATCTACTCCTCCCTCTCAGTCAACATGCCCGGTATCTTCGTGGCCAACTCGAGTTTCGCTTCCTTGACTGCCGCCGATATCACGACCGCATACAATGAACAATATACGAAGGCCAAGAATACAGACACCATACTAACGTGGTATCCCGACACTGTTCGAAAGGCTCTCAGGCTCCTGCGGAATTCGGACACTCTGGAGCGTCTTTCGCCAGAACAGTGCATCTCAGAATATGCTACCGACTTTATATCCAAGTACAACAGTGTGATCATCGTTAGCCGTGAGTTCAAAGGATCGGACCTGCCCGTCGAGTCTCTTGCTTCCCAAACAGTTCCAAACCCCTTCTGGAATCTTGACGTCCCGTATTTTTGGATATGCAAGTATGAGGCCGAGCTGTACGCGCGAAACAACTGTACGAATAGCAGGCTGTCTGATCTTCGTGCGCGAGACGATTGGGTTGTCGGGGGGTACAAGGTGGATTACTGTCTCGCTGAGCAAACCGCAGAAAAGTGCACGCTCGAGTATAACATGCCGCTTGCTATAGCGGTAATGGTAGCCAACTTGGCCAAGGCCGTCCTGATCTTCCTGGTAGCGTTTCTCCTCGAGGACAATCCGCTGCTGACAGTCGGTGATGCTGTGACGTCTTTCCTGCAGTCTCCTGATGATGCACGAGTGGTAAACTGTCTCCTCTCGCGCCCAATGCTGTCTGGCAAACGCTGGAGAAACATCTCTGCCGATAAGCCTCGAGCATATATCGCGAAGCCAAAACGACGGTGGTCATCCCTTTCTAGGACTCGCTGGGCCAGTTTTCTCTCAATGTGCGTCACTCATCTGGCTTCCCTCCACGATAGCTAG